The following is a genomic window from Branchiostoma lanceolatum isolate klBraLanc5 chromosome 10, klBraLanc5.hap2, whole genome shotgun sequence.
CGACGTCGCCAAGATCAAACCTGCTGTTCTACAGGTGTGTAAACTAAAACTCAGAAatgtcaggtacaggtacagggaaAGCtgcagatacaggtacaggagTTATGTATAGAAAGATAAACAGATCCAGGCTGTGATCGACGTCGCCTAGATCAAGTGCTGTCCTACAGGTGTGTTAactagggctgtgtacctgtacAAATGTCAGGTACAAgttaaggtacaggtactgTGGACAGGTACAGGTGCGGTGGTTAGAAATGTGGTACAAGTGAATAGTTCGTAACGCCTTTCTGTAGAGAAAGAATTAAGTTTGGAGATAGAAATATGAACAACTTACAAGTTCACGCACTGGCTGAGGAAAATCTGATTCTTATCATATATGAGTGACAACGCAACGCAGCAGCATAGCATGTTAAAACGTGGACTGTCAGTCACTTACAACGATTTGAAGTTCACCATTCTCCTTCTTGTGTCCCATTATTAGAGGCCAAAGTGATAAGTTACTGTGAAGCATTTTTAAAGGCCTATAACAATAATAAATAATTGCTGGTCATTGAAAGACTGTTACAACGTACCACAACACACAGTCAGTGTAAATTTCAAAGTCATACGATGTCGGGACGTCTGATTGTAAGTCTAATTCACAGCATGTAAACAATTACAAAGCCATGTAAGATTTACTGTTACTTTGTCTGACGGTTCCAGGTGGAGTGCCACCCGTACCTGAACCAGAAGCAGCTGCTACAGTTTGCCAAAGAGAAGGGTTTAGTGTTCACAGCCTACAGCCCGCTGAGCTCCCCTGACAGGCCCTGGGCCAAGCCTGGAGACCCCTCCATCATGGAGGACCCCAAACTCAAGCCGATTGCAGACAAATATGGCAAGTCTGTGGCTCAGGTAAGGAGGACTTCGTTTGTATACATGACGGTGAAAAGCATTACAGGGCCTGAAATATGAACCAAATGCATAGGTAGGTTAGCTAGGGTAAAATTGTAGCTGtctctgatgtctacctgcacgtGTTTTGGGAAAAGCATTGGGTATGTAAGTTGATTTGAATTTGCTTTGTGGCGCTCTAACCATTATTCTATTCTGATCATTATCTATTACCACCTGTGGAATGCCAAGTAAAGAATTGAAATGCTTTCTAAGGTTTCTCAGTTTGATCCATACTTTCTCAAATCTCAAAAAAACAAATGTctggtacatgtaacacagaaaaAAGTGCTCAgagaagctaggtacttatctTTACCTCAAACTCAAGCCTATAACAGACAAATAAGGCAAGTATGTGGTTCAGGTAAGGAGGTCTTCTGTTACAAATGATTCAGCCTAATTCTTCATTGATCAGTTTCTGGCAGATTCTTctttggttggggagataaaagCCAGTGGGCgtagagggatgggctccgccttccaataccgtgcaaaagacacagtggataacaacccactgcccatacGGCTTCAAAAATTCTATGGGGCTACCTGTTACCTCTTTTCTATCCTGCCAGACTGCGTTTGAAATCTTCTTCCCTTTCTCGCAGGTTCTCCTCCGGTGGGGCGTCCAGCGCGACACGATCGTCATCCCGAAGAGCGTCACGCCGGCGAGGATCCAGCAGAACATCCGGGTGTTCGACTTCGCGCTGACGTCACAGGAGATGGAGACCATCGACGGCTTCAACGTCCCGTACCGCGCGTGTGACGTCAGTTGGCTCGACTTCATGCCCGACTATCCTTTCCACGAGCCTTTTTAAACCGTCAAATgacggttactcaagcaactggatttgaatttggaaacagtcagacgcttcaggtagcatccgctacttttcgtcagtgacaataacgaaaggtagtggatgctacctaaaGTGTCTGACCGTTACCAAATtcaaatccagttgcttgagtaactggcGCATCTTATTGCCTGGATCTATCCTTCATCTACGAATGACCTCAATGAAGACCTTCagctgaaagttcatctgtgttggtagaagccaTTCTGTCTTAAACTACAATACCCAacttttcgactgatcaactctgtaaagactggagttgatccgtcgatgaagattagacatccaggtaataagatacaccaaaaaagcaattactcaaacaactggatatgattttggaaacggtcagacgtttcaagtagcatccactacttttcgtcagtgactgtgagcaagatcagttgaacaacaggtttataaccacgaactatgaattgatatgcaaataaggagaagacaaatttttagatagtccaatagaaagcaaattagacaactcaagacaagtttgaagtaaaaggggacaatagctcctattgttttaatataggagctaaagctggtttgcccccaaggctatgtcccaagtgccagacagttccacccttagccctcctttcctggagttgatcagtcggaAATTTCGGCAAGTCCAAATACTTGTgttacagtttaactttgatagtAGAATGAAGACCTCCGTTGTACATTTCTGCACAACTGCGCAAGTACAGATTAAAGgcatgtttacaaacatacacatgtgtTGTTTTGTAGCTTCTTTTCCCTTCTTGGTAATGTGAAAATGTAGGATAATAATCCGTGTAAGAGAGAACTGTACTAGgaatgtttgatccactcacaccttcCTTGGGAGACCAGACCCGAACTGAACCAGCCCACATGTTCGACAGGTGGATAGTGAGGGGGTGCTGGATAGTGTGTATGGGGTGGCAACAGGATAGTGGGGCCGGTAAAGTTCGGTCGCATGTGCCGGGTGGGTGATCGCACCAAATCAAGGGGTCTGGTTTCCCAGTGTTCTGTCTTTTGCAGCTTATTGCCTACTATACAAATACGAGGTTAAGCGGTTAAGTGATTATTTGAACAAACCAAGGATGCACCCAATAATGGATGTTCTTGCGGAAGGTTCTTCAACGCGCTCGAGgagtggctctcctcaaacactagTACTGAACCTCAGGCTTTATGTCTCATCCGGAAATACTAGCCTGACATGTGCTACAAGTTCGCTACAGACGAGAAGACCTACTCCGATGCCAAGTCCTCCTGTCGGGCTACCGGCGGGCACCTGGCTATGCCTAAGGACCAGGCAACAAACGACTTCCTGGTTAAACAGATCAAGGACAGTTTTCCCAGTAAATATATATTCCCTTGGATCGGTCTGACAGCCCAGGTTCAGGAGGGAACCTGGGTGTGGGACGACGGGACAGCACTCGGCACCGGCCAATGGAACAACTGGGACCCGGGGTACCCTAGACACCTTGACCCTCATAGTACACAAACAAGATGTGCTGCATGGCTTCCTAATTACTCCTACAAGTGGATTGATCATTTCGCGTGCACATATGCATTTTATTACATATGTGAAGTGAAGGCCAATGCTGCCCCCTAGCGAAGTACATCTTCACTTGTCACGAGCAAGTAGAGCGATTGAATTCGACAAATTTTCAGCCATGAATTAGGCATGATTTGGTCCACAATTGCAGCCTTCAGTGTATGGTAGTAATGGACATCTATGTGATTCAGGTGTGTTCATTTCATCTTTTTCTAGTCACTTCATCATGCGTTATTTGAATAGCTATCAAATCTTCAcactgcatgtacaatgtacatgtagttacaatgtCCCATTTCCACTTTTGATATTCATTTATGTGACTGTAAGCTTAAATAGTCAGCTTATGCATTGTTTCCTTTGTGAGGCATCTGTGTGTTTAGATAAAATGTGACGTTTGGGATGTCACAATCCAACACATGTATTAGGCCACCCTGGGGAGTCCGTATGTACAATCCTCATCACACTGTTGTATCTAGGAAGGTGTTGGAAATTGTGTTCTTTACATTTTTGGTTTGGTTGGACTTTATACTGTT
Proteins encoded in this region:
- the LOC136443795 gene encoding aldo-keto reductase family 1 member B1-like is translated as MNPKDAEGKVIGEDIPFTDTWKALEACVESGLLRNIGLSNFNSKQIQAVIDVAKVKPAVLQVECHPYLNQKQLLQFAKEKGLVFTAYSPLSSPDRPWAKPGDPSIMEDPKLKPIADKYGKSVAQVLLRWGVQRDTIVIPKSVTPARIQQNIRVFDFALTSQEMETIDGFNVPYRACDVSWLDFMPDYPFHEPF
- the LOC136443796 gene encoding CD209 antigen-like, whose product is MCYKFATDEKTYSDAKSSCRATGGHLAMPKDQATNDFLVKQIKDSFPSKYIFPWIGLTAQVQEGTWVWDDGTALGTGQWNNWDPGYPRHLDPHSTQTRCAAWLPNYSYKWIDHFACTYAFYYICEVKANAAP